One region of Candidatus Poribacteria bacterium genomic DNA includes:
- a CDS encoding Gfo/Idh/MocA family oxidoreductase has translation MEKNTIGIGIIGMGWMGMTHARAYHQITDRFHDSPLHPRLVTCADDVVERTTEAKTRFGFERTTTDFRHIIDDADVEIINIAAPNSMHLEIVEAATAAGKHVFCEKPVGRNPAETKAIYAAAQRAGVITCVGYNYRWAPVVQYAHQLISEGKLGTLTHYRGRFFAGYASHPRAVLSWRFQKEIAGLGTLGDLLSHVIDMAHFIVGRIDSVVSQHETFIPERPVATAGTGTHFTLGTDGETAAVTNEDYVGALVRFENGVSGSLEACRIITGPKCEMAFEVHGTAGALRWNFEQMNELEVYLPAEEGYPDGYIRVLSGPSHPFHSYFNPGPAVGLGYDDLKTIEAYQFLQAIHTGKQGNPSFREAAAVADVQTAIQTSWKEGRWILI, from the coding sequence ATGGAAAAGAACACAATAGGCATTGGCATTATCGGCATGGGATGGATGGGCATGACACACGCCCGGGCATATCATCAGATCACGGATCGGTTCCACGACAGTCCGCTCCATCCGAGACTTGTCACCTGTGCCGATGATGTCGTCGAACGCACAACCGAGGCGAAAACACGTTTCGGGTTTGAACGCACAACCACCGATTTTCGACACATCATAGATGACGCAGATGTAGAGATCATCAATATCGCCGCGCCGAACAGCATGCACCTTGAGATCGTCGAGGCAGCGACAGCCGCAGGAAAACACGTCTTCTGTGAGAAACCCGTCGGACGGAACCCAGCAGAAACGAAAGCAATCTACGCAGCGGCACAGCGGGCAGGTGTAATCACCTGTGTCGGCTATAACTACAGATGGGCACCCGTCGTTCAATACGCACATCAATTGATTTCAGAGGGAAAACTCGGTACTTTAACCCACTATCGCGGTAGATTTTTCGCGGGTTACGCAAGTCACCCACGCGCGGTCCTTTCATGGCGTTTCCAGAAGGAAATCGCTGGATTAGGAACGTTGGGTGATCTACTTTCTCACGTCATTGACATGGCACACTTCATCGTGGGTCGTATTGACAGCGTTGTCTCACAACACGAGACCTTTATCCCGGAACGTCCTGTAGCAACAGCAGGCACCGGCACACACTTCACCCTCGGAACAGACGGCGAAACCGCTGCCGTCACGAACGAAGATTATGTCGGGGCATTGGTCAGGTTTGAGAACGGGGTCAGCGGCTCACTGGAGGCGTGTCGGATTATCACCGGTCCAAAATGCGAAATGGCGTTTGAGGTGCACGGGACAGCGGGTGCCTTGCGCTGGAACTTCGAGCAGATGAACGAACTTGAGGTGTACCTACCCGCCGAGGAGGGTTACCCAGACGGATACATCCGCGTATTAAGCGGTCCGAGCCACCCGTTTCACAGCTATTTTAATCCCGGTCCCGCCGTTGGATTAGGTTATGATGACCTGAAGACAATCGAAGCTTACCAGTTTTTGCAAGCCATCCACACAGGAAAACAGGGCAACCCCAGTTTCCGAGAAGCCGCCGCAGTCGCTGACGTGCAAACTGCCATCCAAACCTCATGGAAGGAGGGTCGATGGATTCTCATCTAA
- a CDS encoding CRTAC1 family protein has protein sequence MEGGSMDSHLMVKQELYYAKKFAGVLKSVKLESWFNAVALLAHLITFLIFFSFNALAQSLPQFTDITHEAGIDFVHNTGAFGKKYLPETMGSGCAFIDYNTDGWQDILLVNGKDWEGKATQKRQTMALYRNDQDGTFTDVTESAGLATPLYGMGVAVADYDNDGDPDIYISTLETDRLFQNRGDGTFVDVTEAAGIDNPGFGTSCAWFDYNKDGHLDVYVANYVEWSIENDLFCTLDGINKSYCTPESYTGQSSKLFRNRGDGTFADVSRIARIEDNTSKSLGVCIFDYNADGLPDIFEANDTQPNKLYQNNGDGTFIESGMLAGIAYNESGVATGAMGIDAADYDRTGRESLVIGNFSNEMLNLYHNEGDFFIDDAPAAHIGNVTLLTLTFACFFFDFDLDGNLDIFTANGHVETDINAIQTQVTYAQPPHLFHNDSQGKFTDVLHQVGTDLAKPMVGRGGTYGDIDNDGDWDLLVTTSNGPAHLFRNEGGNRKAWIKIQLVGQTSNRDGIGAQIRITSALGTQTHTVKSGSSYCSQSELTAIFGINDDTIIETIEVTWPSGAVSTRTNIKPNQQIRIEEF, from the coding sequence ATGGAAGGAGGGTCGATGGATTCTCATCTAATGGTAAAACAGGAACTATACTACGCCAAAAAGTTTGCAGGTGTACTAAAATCCGTAAAGTTAGAAAGTTGGTTTAATGCTGTAGCACTTTTAGCACACTTGATAACTTTCCTGATTTTTTTTTCTTTCAACGCCCTTGCACAATCCCTGCCGCAATTCACCGACATCACACACGAAGCAGGCATCGACTTCGTCCATAACACGGGTGCCTTCGGCAAGAAATACCTCCCCGAAACCATGGGATCCGGATGCGCCTTCATCGACTATAACACCGACGGTTGGCAGGACATCCTGCTCGTCAATGGAAAGGATTGGGAAGGCAAGGCAACCCAGAAGCGGCAAACCATGGCACTCTACCGCAACGACCAAGACGGCACCTTCACGGATGTCACCGAATCCGCGGGGCTCGCGACACCGCTTTACGGGATGGGGGTTGCCGTCGCGGATTACGATAACGATGGCGATCCAGATATCTATATTAGCACCCTTGAAACCGATCGGCTCTTCCAAAACAGGGGTGACGGCACCTTTGTCGACGTTACGGAAGCCGCTGGTATTGATAACCCCGGTTTCGGCACAAGCTGCGCGTGGTTCGATTACAACAAGGATGGACACCTGGATGTCTACGTCGCCAACTATGTCGAATGGAGCATCGAAAACGATCTGTTCTGTACCCTCGACGGCATCAATAAATCCTACTGCACCCCCGAATCCTACACAGGTCAATCCAGCAAACTCTTCAGAAATCGGGGCGACGGCACCTTCGCGGATGTCTCCCGTATCGCACGGATTGAGGACAATACGAGCAAATCCCTCGGTGTTTGCATCTTCGACTACAATGCCGATGGCTTACCGGACATCTTCGAGGCGAACGACACACAACCCAATAAACTCTATCAAAACAACGGCGACGGCACCTTCATCGAAAGCGGAATGCTTGCGGGAATCGCTTATAACGAAAGCGGGGTCGCAACCGGCGCAATGGGTATCGACGCCGCAGATTATGATCGCACCGGCAGAGAGAGCCTCGTTATTGGCAACTTTTCCAATGAGATGCTCAACCTCTATCACAACGAAGGCGACTTTTTCATCGATGATGCCCCTGCCGCGCATATCGGAAATGTCACCTTATTGACGCTCACCTTCGCATGTTTCTTCTTCGACTTCGACCTCGATGGCAACCTCGACATCTTCACCGCCAACGGACACGTCGAAACCGACATCAACGCCATCCAGACGCAAGTTACCTACGCCCAACCCCCGCATCTATTTCATAACGACTCCCAGGGCAAATTCACTGATGTGCTTCATCAAGTCGGCACGGATTTGGCAAAGCCAATGGTTGGCAGAGGGGGCACCTACGGCGATATCGACAACGACGGCGATTGGGATCTGCTCGTTACGACCTCTAACGGACCCGCACACCTCTTCCGAAACGAGGGTGGCAACCGCAAGGCATGGATTAAGATTCAACTCGTCGGACAAACGAGCAACCGCGACGGCATCGGCGCGCAGATCCGCATAACCTCTGCGCTCGGAACACAGACCCACACCGTCAAAAGCGGATCCAGTTACTGCTCACAGAGCGAACTCACTGCCATCTTCGGTATAAACGACGATACCATCATTGAAACAATTGAGGTAACGTGGCCCAGCGGTGCTGTCAGCACACGCACAAATATCAAACCCAACCAACAGATTCGCATTGAGGAATTTTAA
- a CDS encoding ImmA/IrrE family metallo-endopeptidase yields MTLIHELVHIALGESVIQNTGFEATLPSNLDPIEVFCNQVAAEVLVPENELLEIVNLEMFKEELPRITKFFHVSPEVIMRRLLTLGKITRHDYRTYRNRQLAKYKDTPARTGGAVPYHNRLLNTSGEYFARTAFTAYYEQKITRAELASVLSNCDTKHLAKIEGTIFA; encoded by the coding sequence ATTACCCTTATTCACGAATTGGTGCATATTGCACTCGGTGAAAGTGTTATCCAGAATACAGGTTTTGAAGCAACTCTCCCCTCCAATTTGGATCCAATTGAGGTTTTCTGCAATCAGGTAGCTGCCGAGGTTTTAGTTCCTGAAAATGAATTGTTAGAGATAGTAAATTTGGAGATGTTTAAAGAGGAACTACCCAGAATCACTAAGTTCTTTCATGTAAGCCCTGAAGTTATCATGCGTAGATTGTTGACACTTGGAAAAATTACACGACATGACTATCGAACGTACAGAAACCGCCAATTGGCAAAGTACAAGGACACCCCAGCGCGAACAGGTGGAGCCGTCCCTTATCATAATCGGCTTCTCAATACCTCCGGTGAGTACTTCGCACGAACTGCTTTTACAGCTTATTATGAGCAGAAAATCACACGTGCCGAGTTAGCTTCCGTTCTTTCCAATTGTGACACAAAACACCTTGCTAAAATTGAGGGTACTATCTTCGCATGA
- a CDS encoding DUF4411 family protein, translated as MNSFLNRDQIIYSLDTSALIAAFHERYPIENFPSLWRKIEELIKNDRLKMSQIVFDEAMRDTDIKQWCDEYQLKPYFQVPIDEFVQEQVSKVLSEFPRLVDNRTGRSGADPWVIALAMITQNCIVVTEENPTNSENRPKIPDACAHFNLQCIKVVDLIKEKTGSLNRQGAIPRLTENRKPAILLKNYGDGVSNTWIRLNVQTKTHSIKHSTSTAMPCALLFSET; from the coding sequence ATGAATTCATTTCTTAATCGTGATCAGATAATTTACAGTCTTGACACGAGCGCGTTAATTGCTGCCTTTCATGAACGATACCCAATCGAAAACTTCCCATCTTTGTGGCGTAAGATTGAGGAATTGATAAAAAACGATCGACTGAAAATGTCACAAATTGTTTTTGATGAAGCAATGAGAGATACGGATATAAAACAATGGTGCGACGAGTATCAATTAAAGCCATACTTTCAAGTACCAATCGATGAATTCGTGCAGGAGCAAGTCAGCAAAGTGTTATCGGAATTTCCAAGGTTGGTGGACAACCGAACTGGAAGATCAGGGGCTGACCCGTGGGTTATTGCTTTGGCGATGATTACTCAAAACTGTATCGTTGTGACAGAGGAAAATCCCACGAATAGCGAAAATAGACCAAAAATTCCCGATGCCTGTGCCCATTTTAACCTTCAATGCATCAAGGTAGTCGATCTAATAAAAGAGAAAACTGGATCTTTGAATAGACAAGGAGCAATCCCGCGCTTGACCGAAAACCGAAAACCTGCTATACTGCTGAAAAATTACGGAGACGGAGTTTCAAATACGTGGATTCGCCTAAACGTCCAAACCAAGACGCACTCTATCAAGCACTCAACATCTACCGCGATGCCATGCGCCCTTTTATTCTCAGAAACCTGA